Genomic segment of Thamnophis elegans isolate rThaEle1 chromosome 17, rThaEle1.pri, whole genome shotgun sequence:
aatcattgttgtgctggaggaagtttctagactctgaactgaccaccttactgcgcatgtggaggaggagtgtttcccgccaaggccaacagtccagcattccatcctggtgatgcctttcgaagttatctcacacctgacatttgggagaattatgattggactgtgcacgggatgccaaggggaggggaaagaattatacaatatattattcgctttcgcgcctaattaaccagacttagcttagcttcgcttctattcatttataataagtaaaagtacacttgatttcaaccaatggagtcctgtggttttctttcctgtttttgaatgaagaagggctgacagatacatgggaaaagacctgggtaagaaatataaaatttacacaagcccaaaatttgagagaaaacttttataagatattttatagatggcatttagatcctaaaaaactggcctctatgtatccgaacttacaacctaaatgctggagatgtgattgcgctgatgctacttactttcatatgtggtggacttgtaaaaaggttaaagcattttggataaaaatatggtggattatgcaaaatgttctcaaaaaaaggataaagtttacccctcggttatttttgttaggcataattactgattgtacagttgtggAGATTaagctgattttgcatttaataaccggagctagactgttggtggcgcaatactggaagaaggaagatttgcctactattcaagaatggacactgaaagtaacaaaccaagctgagatggctaaaatatctgcatatctcaaggaccattcaaacgagagatataaactggagtggagaagatggattgactatactcaaaataaatatgggactaagaaattccagatagtttatgactaaagAAACTAGGAATGATATAagttgtttagagctagcctagcaaggaggagttaaagctcaagtgaaagatgttattaacttttttttcagtttattttagaatgtttttgttaaagatttatatcctgtattggttctgggaagccggggggggggggagcttgggggggggagcttgggggggagggtggggggagggaagtaaatatttgtaaaagtttgtttttcaaaattttcattaaaaaaaaaagtatcaatccttccgttccccaccctccattcagagctgaagaagcttcttggatgagaggagaaacgtcttcaaaagaaaaaaacaagaaagtccagttgcctcctgaaaaagcacctttgggtataTCAGGGATGAAATGACGTCCGTAGATGCCACGTGGTAAATAATAAAAACGAATCAATTATGTATACGTTTATTTTGTGTGTTTTCTGGGGAGCAACTACCTCTAGAGGTAATTCTCGACTTGCTACCGGAATTGAGCTGAATGTGGTTGAGCTGAATTTGTGGCAGGCACTTGATGCGGAAGTTGTTAGGTGAATACAACAGTTAATAAATGAGAACAGTTTCCGTaaagagtgggttttttttttgctggaaactagcAAAAAACACCAGAAATTGTGTCAGCCAAACCCAGAAGTGTGAGAATCGTTCTGTGTTTTTGAAGAATAAAAAATGGGCCGTCTCAAGGTACAGTCACCCAAATTCATTCCCACACTTGGTTATCAAAAAAGGAGAACTTCCTGGGCTTCCCCAGAGTTCAAAaagtctctttttctccccctccgaggcaaaacctttgccagaccaatcctcgaatacagctcgtctgcctggaagccacactgcatattggacattaatacaatcgagcgagtccagaggtatttcacgagaagagtcctccactcctctgctcaccatagaatcccttaggccaccaggctcaaaattttgggcttggacaacctggaactatgccgcctGAGGTCtcacctaagtgtagtacacaaaattgtttgttacaacgtcctacctgtcaatgactacttcagcttcaaccgcaataatacacaggcaaacaatcgatacaaactcaaggtaaactgctccaaactcgattgcagaaaatacgacttgagcaacagagtggtcaacgcctggaatgctctacctgactccattgttacatcctcaaaccccccacagctttaATCCATGTCTATACTtctacctgttatctcatacatgttgacaaattaactaactaaataaaataactaaataaagagTTCTGAGTGATGCACCAGCCATCTGGTTTAAGTGTTTTAAAAGGCTTCAATTGTAATAGAGGTTTTTGAATGGTGAGCCTCCCAGACTGAAATGGGAGGctgtagaaataaaaattaaaaaaaatcaatagctcGTCTTTCctgccccctcttttttttcctcgttTGACAGTCCAGAGGGTCATTTCCAGGAATTCAGAACTGGAAGTTGCAAAACTGCATAAATATGACCAACAAACATCCTGGACAGGAGAGGTAAACGAACGAGACAGACGCCTTAAGATGGAGAGCGAAAGCAAAAAGCATTTGAAATGGaagctgtgtctgtgtgtgtgtgtgtgtatgtttgtgcagGTATTGGGGTGTGTTTTATGACCCTTTGGATGTTGGATTGTACTTTCCAGAGTGAACTTTGTCCGAATTCATTAATTTTTATGTCTTAGTCCAGAGGGTCATTTCCAAGAATTCAGAACTGAAAGTTGCTTTTGGCCGGGTGGAAGTTACACATCATCAGAGCATCGAAACGCTGCCATTTGGGGACTGTTTTGGTAAAGTTTGTCTTTGTGTTAGTTCTACTTTCACTTGCGCACCGTTAGTTGCCTTCAGACAGGATCTCCTCGGGATTTCTTCAAAACTCCCAGCTTTTCTGCCACTCAGGAATTTCCTCGCTGTCAAAACTGCATAAATATGACCAACAAAACATCCTGGACAGGAGAGGTAAACGAACGAGACAGAAGCCttaagatggagagagaaagcaaaaagCATTTGAAGTGGaagctgtgtgtttgtgtgtttgtgcagATATTGGGGTGTGCTTTATGACCCTTTGGGTGCTGGATTGTACTTTCCAGAGTGAAGTTTGTCCCAATTCCTTAATCTTTATGTCTTATGTATCTCGGAGACAGGATGTCAGATGTTGGTGGTTGCGTTTGAGAGTTTAGAAGGTATATGTTATCCATCTGTTTTCCTGCAATTATCAAGTTTTGCAGGATGACTTTATGCACATTAATTGGTTGCAAGAAAGAGAAACGTTGACGGCAGGTTTAATTGGCGGAGGTGGATtgagatggaaactgatcaaggagaggagcaacctcaAATTAAGAGAGACATTtcttgactgtgagaacaatgaatcgcTGGAACGGCTTCCTCCAGAGGATACACATGCTCCATCCCTGGGGGATTTTGAGAACAGGTTGGatagctacttgtctgaaattgtattgggtctcctgctcaagcagagggttggactagaagacctccaaggtcccttccaactcttgttgttCTGTTGTCCTTCTGATTCTACGGTAGGTTGCACCACAACTTTATGCATTTTTTTCCCAACCTCCCGCCTCGTTGCATGATGGCTTGTAATCTTGGGTTCTTCTTTAACACCAGTTTATTAGAGATACTGGCAGGCTGGGGGTGTCGCAGGGACAGCTGGCTTCTCTCCACTGCAACCAGGCCTTCCTTTCCTTGTAGGTGGACCTGAATCCTGGGGACTTGATTGAGATCTTCCGGACGGGATACCAACACTGGGCAGTCTACGTGGGTTTGGGCAACGTTGTCCATCTGGCTCCACCAAGTAAGGAacccgggaggggggggaggggggttggacccTCAACTCCCCACCTGAATGTTTGTATCTGACCTGCGATATTAATTTGGGGCAATGATTTAGGATAGAACTTCGGTTGTGGCTGAGCTGAAGAGCAGGACCAGACCAGAAAATTAAGTATCTCAACTTTATTGCAGTATATAGcaacagcccttagacttatataccgcttcacggtgcttttacagcccttcataaagtggtttacagagtcagccccttgcccccaacaatctgggtcctcatttgacccacctctgatccaaagTTGAGGATTAACTGTAGTGGGAAATGAAaactctacaagaaaacaaccaaaatgaGATCTCatagtcgtcgtcgtcgtcgtcctcctcctcctcctcctcctcctcctctccacaatccccattcccatctacCACTGATAATATaaactagttgggtcatgaaatatttggaagaaaacaaccaagctcagatagcATCAAAGATCTCACaatattcctcctcttcctcttcctcttcctcttcttcttcttcctcctcctcctcctcctcctcctcctcctcctcctcctcctcctcctcctctgcaaacccttctcccttctaccactgattGGGTCTGCCAGAGAACAACCAAGCCCTGAGAAAGCCTCTGCAGTTCAACCCTGCACAAATTCTCTTCTCCGTGTACGAATTTCTGGGCACGGACTCCTTCCTGACCGGCAACCACACCGTCCCTTTCCTTCTGCAGGCGAATGTGCAGGAGCGGGAGCTGCCAGCTGCAAGTCGCTCTTGGCCGACAGAGCATTGGTGAAGAAGGAGCCGCTGTTGGACGTGGTGGGGGGCGATCGCTACTGCGTGAGCAACAAGCATGACAACAAATATAGTGTCCGCACCCCAGATCAGATTGTCTGTCTCGCAAACGACCTGGAGGGCAAAACCATGGAATATAAAGTCACCAGCCAGAATTGTGAGCATTTCTCCAACTTCCTGCGCTACGATGTGCCCCAGAGTGATCAAGTGAGTGTGGATTTAGAGAGATTTCATCTCTGGGGATATTCTACAGCAATAACCAGCATTGCTATGTTCTCCTGAGTGACGAGAAGGTGCTCTATGGTTATGTTGGGAGTAGAACCCCCACAATTCCATTGGCTCTagtatctggggaattctgggagttgcagtccaactAGCCCATGGGGGGGTTGACTTATTTCCAGAAGTATTTCAGCGCAGGAGAAGAAGTAAACGGTGGGAGATaactaaagagagatccaacctggaattaaggggaaatttCTGAACAGGGAGAACCATTCAACagaggaactgcttgcctccagaagttgtgggtgctccatcactggaggtcttcaagaagagaAAGCCATTTGTGTAGGATGGTATAAAGTCTCTtgctcgagcagggggctggactacaagacctccaaggtcccttccagacgtAGGATTCCAGGAAGTGTTCTATGGTACCTTCTAGACTGGGGTATCTCATGCAACCATAGACCATTCAGGACGTTTCTTCTAATCAGAAAATACGTCCTTTCCTTGCACTGATGAAAAATCTTTGCTGATCCTTTTTCTCTCCAAATTGCAGGTCTTGAATGCGGTCAGGATAGCAATTGCAGCAGTTTTGACTTTTGCGGCTGTCCTAATAAGGGTCTCATGAGGATGAAGTAAAGAGAAGTTTACCCTGGCTTCAACAAGCAGTCTCCAAGAATTCACTTTCTCCAATATGTAgtttgccttctctctctctctctctttctctgtctctctgtctctctctctgtctctctctgtctctctctgtcgctgtctctgtctctctctgtctctctctctctctgtctctctgtctctctctctgtctctttctctctctgtctctttctctctctgtctctctctgtctctctctgtctctgtctctttgtctctctctctgtctctttctctctctgtctc
This window contains:
- the LOC116519769 gene encoding phospholipase A and acyltransferase 3-like isoform X3 yields the protein MTNKTSWTGEVDLNPGDLIEIFRTGYQHWAVYVGLGNVVHLAPPSECAGAGAASCKSLLADRALVKKEPLLDVVGGDRYCVSNKHDNKYSVRTPDQIVCLANDLEGKTMEYKVTSQNCEHFSNFLRYDVPQSDQVLNAVRIAIAAVLTFAAVLIRVS
- the LOC116519769 gene encoding phospholipase A and acyltransferase 3-like isoform X1 → MHINWLQERETLTAGLIGGGGLRWKLIKERSNLKLRETFLDCENNESLERLPPEDTHAPSLGDFENRLDSYLSEIVLGLLLKQRVGLEDLQGPFQLLLFCCPSDSTVDLNPGDLIEIFRTGYQHWAVYVGLGNVVHLAPPSECAGAGAASCKSLLADRALVKKEPLLDVVGGDRYCVSNKHDNKYSVRTPDQIVCLANDLEGKTMEYKVTSQNCEHFSNFLRYDVPQSDQVLNAVRIAIAAVLTFAAVLIRVS
- the LOC116519769 gene encoding uncharacterized protein LOC116519769 isoform X2; this translates as MHINWLQERETLTAGLIGGGGLRWKLIKERSNLKLRETFLDCENNESLERLPPEDTHAPSLGDFENRLDSYLSEIVLGLLLKQRVGLEDLQGPFQLLLFCCPSDSTVDLNPGDLIEIFRTGYQHWAVYVGLGNVVHLAPPSECAGAGAASCKSLLADRALVKKEPLLDVVGGDRYCVSNKHDNKYSVRTPDQIVCLANDLEGKTMEYKVTSQNCLECGQDSNCSSFDFCGCPNKGLMRMK